A genome region from Hymenobacter tibetensis includes the following:
- a CDS encoding DUF421 domain-containing protein, with protein MLLAAPITPFDWNRIFLSEDAPPLFLLEVAMRCVLTYLLVLGALRVTGRRGVRQLSIFELSIILALGSAAGDAMFYDDVPMLHVLVVFVMVTILYSLFNRLTEKYPHFSDWLEGAPVLLVENGEINLENFTKQNLTQKELFGELRQRQVEHLGQVRRVYIEATGNVSAFFFEDKDVRPGLPIWPEGLMHPLQQVEKAGLHACALCAHVQQLPTGPAHCPVCNNDTWIAASSDKRVP; from the coding sequence ATGCTTCTTGCAGCTCCTATCACTCCTTTCGACTGGAACAGAATTTTCTTGTCGGAGGATGCGCCTCCACTCTTCCTCTTGGAAGTAGCCATGCGCTGCGTGCTCACCTACTTGCTAGTGCTTGGTGCCCTCCGCGTAACCGGGCGGCGGGGCGTACGTCAGCTTTCCATCTTCGAACTAAGCATCATTCTGGCCCTTGGCTCCGCGGCAGGCGACGCCATGTTCTACGACGATGTGCCCATGCTGCACGTGTTGGTGGTGTTCGTGATGGTCACCATCCTGTACTCCCTTTTTAACCGCCTCACCGAGAAGTACCCGCATTTCAGTGACTGGCTGGAAGGCGCGCCCGTGCTGCTGGTGGAGAACGGAGAGATTAACCTCGAGAATTTCACCAAACAAAACCTTACTCAGAAAGAGCTGTTCGGGGAGTTGCGCCAACGGCAAGTGGAGCATCTGGGCCAGGTGCGCCGGGTTTATATAGAAGCTACCGGCAACGTCAGCGCCTTTTTCTTTGAAGATAAAGACGTGCGTCCTGGCTTGCCCATCTGGCCGGAAGGCCTGATGCACCCACTGCAGCAAGTAGAGAAAGCCGGTTTGCATGCTTGTGCCCTGTGTGCGCACGTGCAACAATTGCCAACCGGTCCTGCTCATTGCCCGGTGTGCAACAACGACACCTGGATTGCCGCTAGCAGTGACAAACGCGTGCCGTAA
- a CDS encoding alpha-amylase family glycosyl hydrolase, which yields MPDSSLHPDSHLFQVQHPAWATHASIYEVNVRQYTPEGTFKAFEAHLPRLADMGVGIVWLMPIHPIGAVHRKGTLGSQYAVQDYYGVNPEFGTLDDLRHLVQAAHALGMYVLLDWVANHTAWDNPLATEHPEWYTHDAAGNFVPPIPDWHDVIDLDYSQPALRRYMTDALLYWVREADIDGYRCDVAGLVPTDFWDDARQELDHVKPVFMLAEWDELYPSGGLSWEEFDGNTRLLERAFDMTFGLRLHYLLDHVAEGKHPLSDVDVYLAAERAKYPPSVYLMHFTSNHDVNSWDGTEYERLGDNALPFAVLSALLPGMPLVYSGQEAALHKRLDFFDRDPIDWQNYPLQDFYTTLLQLNKRHPALHNGMLESRFERVATPDEAYAFIRRHEEAAVLVAINIAPAPLQLSLPTQAAGLYFDVFSGEQLHLQANSELPVAAHGWRVLERV from the coding sequence GTGCCCGATTCTTCTTTACACCCCGATTCGCATCTGTTTCAAGTGCAGCACCCGGCTTGGGCCACGCACGCCAGCATCTACGAAGTGAATGTGCGCCAATACACGCCTGAAGGCACATTTAAGGCCTTCGAGGCGCACTTGCCGCGCCTGGCCGATATGGGGGTGGGCATTGTCTGGCTGATGCCGATTCATCCCATTGGGGCGGTGCACCGCAAAGGCACACTCGGCAGTCAGTATGCTGTGCAGGACTACTACGGCGTGAATCCCGAGTTCGGCACGCTCGATGACTTGCGCCACCTCGTACAGGCAGCCCACGCCTTAGGTATGTATGTGCTCCTTGATTGGGTGGCCAACCACACCGCCTGGGACAACCCGCTGGCAACCGAGCACCCGGAATGGTACACCCACGATGCGGCCGGCAACTTTGTGCCGCCCATTCCCGACTGGCACGATGTCATCGACCTGGACTACAGCCAGCCCGCGCTCCGCCGCTACATGACCGATGCCCTGCTCTACTGGGTGCGCGAAGCCGATATTGACGGATACCGCTGCGACGTGGCCGGCCTCGTACCCACCGATTTCTGGGACGACGCCCGCCAAGAACTCGACCATGTAAAGCCGGTATTTATGCTGGCCGAATGGGATGAGTTGTACCCCTCCGGCGGCCTTAGCTGGGAAGAATTCGACGGCAACACCCGCCTGCTGGAGCGCGCCTTCGACATGACGTTTGGTTTGCGCCTGCACTACCTGCTCGACCACGTGGCCGAAGGCAAGCACCCCCTCTCCGACGTGGATGTGTACCTAGCGGCCGAGCGCGCCAAATATCCGCCTAGCGTGTACCTAATGCATTTCACCAGCAACCACGACGTGAACAGCTGGGACGGTACCGAGTACGAGCGGCTAGGTGACAACGCCCTCCCTTTCGCCGTATTGTCGGCGCTGTTGCCAGGCATGCCGCTCGTGTACAGCGGGCAGGAAGCGGCCCTGCATAAGCGACTGGACTTCTTCGACCGGGACCCAATAGACTGGCAGAACTATCCCCTGCAAGACTTCTATACCACGCTGCTGCAACTCAACAAGCGCCACCCCGCGCTGCACAACGGGATGCTGGAAAGCCGGTTTGAGCGTGTAGCTACTCCCGATGAAGCGTATGCGTTTATCCGTCGCCACGAGGAAGCAGCCGTGTTGGTAGCCATTAACATAGCGCCCGCACCGCTGCAACTTTCACTGCCAACCCAGGCAGCCGGCTTGTACTTTGATGTCTTTAGTGGCGAACAGCTGCACCTGCAAGCCAACTCAGAACTACCCGTTGCGGCGCATGGCTGGCGGGTGCTAGAACGAGTGTAG
- a CDS encoding aldo/keto reductase — MQHRELGRSGLHIAPLVLGGNVFGWTADQATSFHILDAFVAGGGNAIDTADGYSVWVPGHQGGESETIIGNWLKQRNRRDDVVIATKVGWEVNPENKGLAKKYILRAVEGSLKRLQTDYIDLYQSHKDDPTVPVEETLEAYTQLVQEGKVRAIGASNFSADRLRESVAASSAHNFPRYESLQPLYNLYDRAEFERDLLPLVQEHNIGVIPYYGLAAGFLTGKYRTEADLQKSARGGGVGQKYLNEKGLTILRSLDAVAARQQATPAQVALAWIIAQPGLTAPIASATSAEQVTELLKATELTLTAADLQELEQASA; from the coding sequence ATGCAACATCGTGAACTTGGCCGCTCCGGCCTGCACATTGCGCCGCTCGTGTTGGGCGGCAACGTCTTCGGCTGGACAGCCGACCAAGCAACTTCCTTCCACATTCTTGATGCCTTCGTGGCGGGTGGCGGCAACGCCATTGATACAGCCGATGGCTACTCAGTGTGGGTGCCGGGTCATCAGGGCGGCGAATCGGAAACCATTATTGGGAACTGGCTCAAGCAACGCAACCGCCGCGACGACGTTGTCATTGCCACCAAAGTAGGCTGGGAAGTGAATCCCGAGAATAAGGGGCTCGCCAAGAAGTACATCCTGCGGGCCGTGGAAGGCTCCCTTAAGCGCCTCCAAACCGACTACATCGACCTGTATCAGTCGCACAAAGACGACCCTACCGTGCCGGTGGAAGAAACATTGGAAGCTTACACACAGCTCGTGCAAGAAGGCAAGGTGCGCGCCATCGGGGCCTCCAACTTCAGCGCCGACCGCCTACGCGAATCAGTGGCAGCCAGCTCTGCGCACAACTTTCCGCGCTACGAGTCATTGCAGCCGCTCTACAACCTCTACGATCGGGCCGAGTTCGAGCGGGACTTGTTGCCGTTGGTGCAGGAGCACAACATTGGGGTGATTCCCTACTATGGCTTGGCAGCCGGCTTCCTCACCGGCAAGTACCGCACCGAAGCTGACCTTCAGAAAAGCGCCCGTGGCGGCGGTGTTGGGCAGAAATACCTCAACGAAAAGGGCCTCACCATCCTGCGCTCTCTTGATGCGGTAGCCGCTCGCCAGCAAGCCACCCCCGCTCAAGTAGCCCTGGCCTGGATTATAGCCCAACCCGGCCTTACGGCCCCTATTGCCAGCGCTACCAGCGCCGAGCAGGTAACAGAGCTACTAAAAGCCACAGAACTGACGCTAACTGCCGCTGATTTGCAGGAGCTAGAGCAAGCCAGCGCCTAG
- a CDS encoding DinB family protein, giving the protein MSAVFLAQYALVQSARAALLDYCATLAPADFTAPVPAFNNSSPRDLLVHVANVYQQWLGVVAQGFPPSYSDPVLVPDVEAVRRLFQEIDALVAAYCIQREDSWQTTASFAVPGRPEPLALTPLMLFTHVLTHEFHHKGQVLSMSRQLGYTPLDTDVIRS; this is encoded by the coding sequence ATGTCAGCCGTTTTCTTGGCGCAGTACGCACTCGTGCAAAGTGCCCGCGCCGCCTTGCTCGACTACTGCGCCACGCTGGCTCCTGCCGATTTCACAGCGCCCGTACCGGCATTCAACAACAGTAGCCCGCGCGACCTGCTGGTGCACGTAGCCAACGTGTATCAGCAGTGGCTGGGGGTGGTGGCTCAAGGCTTCCCTCCCTCCTACTCCGACCCAGTTCTTGTTCCTGATGTGGAGGCCGTTCGTCGGCTTTTCCAGGAAATTGATGCGTTGGTAGCTGCTTACTGCATTCAACGTGAAGACAGTTGGCAAACCACCGCCTCGTTCGCTGTACCCGGCCGGCCAGAACCCTTGGCCCTCACCCCGTTGATGCTGTTCACGCATGTGCTCACCCATGAGTTTCACCACAAAGGGCAGGTGCTGAGCATGAGCCGGCAGCTAGGGTACACGCCCCTGGACACTGATGTTATTCGGTCTTAA
- a CDS encoding alpha/beta hydrolase, translated as MARGQDKEFVLEVVTVEGTNEQGVQALAMQTNAGLITARLHPAGAGAAAVVWVGGSGGGLDGPAWGMYLRLAGQLAAQGIASLRLHYRKPNYLEDCVVDTLLGVQYLVQQLGYGAVALVGHSFGGAVVISAGALSDEVVAVVAMSSQTYGTDLAPRVSPRPLLVLHGTNDEILSDACSRSIYERAQEPKEILLYPGCRHGLDECRDQVDVDVVGWLLRQLTAASSRAQGVS; from the coding sequence ATGGCACGGGGGCAGGACAAAGAATTTGTGTTGGAAGTGGTAACGGTTGAAGGCACCAATGAACAGGGCGTACAGGCACTAGCCATGCAAACTAACGCGGGCCTGATTACCGCCCGTTTGCACCCGGCCGGTGCAGGAGCCGCCGCCGTGGTGTGGGTTGGAGGATCAGGCGGCGGCCTCGACGGGCCGGCGTGGGGCATGTACCTGCGGTTGGCAGGGCAGTTAGCTGCACAAGGCATTGCCTCGTTGCGCCTGCACTACCGCAAGCCCAACTACCTCGAAGACTGCGTCGTGGACACCTTGCTGGGGGTGCAGTATCTGGTGCAGCAACTCGGCTACGGAGCTGTGGCGCTGGTAGGCCATTCGTTTGGCGGGGCCGTGGTGATAAGTGCCGGCGCACTCAGCGACGAGGTGGTAGCTGTGGTGGCTATGAGCAGCCAAACCTACGGCACCGACTTGGCCCCACGCGTTAGCCCACGGCCACTATTGGTGTTACACGGTACCAACGACGAGATTCTGTCGGATGCCTGCTCCCGCAGCATATATGAGCGGGCACAGGAACCCAAGGAAATCTTGCTGTACCCCGGCTGTCGGCATGGGCTGGACGAGTGCCGAGACCAAGTGGATGTCGACGTAGTAGGGTGGCTGCTGCGGCAATTGACAGCTGCCAGCAGCCGTGCACAGGGTGTGAGCTAG
- the gloA2 gene encoding SMU1112c/YaeR family gloxylase I-like metalloprotein: MVGLLHVHHIAIICRDYAVSKRFYTEVLGLEIIREVHRAERQSWKLDLALGGQYVIELFSFPEPPLRPSHPEAAGLRHLAFAVSDLDATVRGLDTHGVASEPIRVDEFTGRRFTFIQDPDGLPLEFYEV, from the coding sequence ATGGTTGGCCTGCTCCACGTTCATCACATTGCCATCATCTGCCGGGATTACGCCGTATCCAAGCGGTTCTATACCGAAGTGCTTGGGCTGGAAATTATCCGGGAGGTGCACCGTGCCGAGCGGCAGTCGTGGAAGCTGGATCTGGCGCTCGGTGGGCAGTACGTCATCGAGTTGTTTTCCTTCCCCGAACCCCCACTCCGCCCAAGCCACCCTGAAGCCGCCGGTTTGCGTCACTTAGCCTTCGCCGTCTCTGACCTAGATGCCACCGTGCGCGGACTGGATACCCACGGTGTAGCCTCAGAGCCTATCCGGGTCGACGAGTTTACCGGCCGGCGTTTCACCTTCATCCAAGACCCTGACGGGCTGCCGCTGGAATTTTATGAGGTGTAA
- a CDS encoding GNAT family N-acetyltransferase, with translation MTIREATPQDLEELYRLWCELMEMHQAYHPIFGFHRAAKGELKRLLRDRLYESYTRIFVAEKPGGLAGLLVATYQIGSRGMHFHRRGYLAETIVEAAHRRQGVGRALFNSAKAWLTVQGADHLELQVALANPAAQQFWAAQGFATTTQHMILPLIDL, from the coding sequence ATGACCATTCGCGAAGCCACTCCCCAAGACCTAGAAGAGCTGTACCGGCTGTGGTGTGAGCTAATGGAAATGCACCAAGCCTACCATCCTATATTCGGCTTTCATCGGGCCGCGAAGGGGGAATTGAAGCGGCTCCTGCGCGACCGGCTCTACGAATCATATACCCGCATCTTCGTGGCCGAAAAACCGGGCGGGCTGGCGGGCTTGCTGGTCGCTACCTATCAAATTGGCAGCCGGGGCATGCATTTCCATCGGCGCGGCTACCTTGCCGAAACCATTGTGGAAGCAGCGCACCGCCGCCAAGGGGTAGGCCGCGCGCTTTTCAACTCTGCCAAAGCCTGGCTTACCGTTCAAGGCGCCGACCACCTCGAATTGCAGGTTGCCCTAGCCAATCCGGCGGCACAGCAGTTTTGGGCGGCCCAGGGCTTTGCCACCACCACGCAACACATGATCCTGCCGCTCATCGACCTGTAG